One stretch of Chryseobacterium indologenes DNA includes these proteins:
- the blaOXA gene encoding OXA-1327 family class D beta-lactamase, whose product MKSKSLFSFIVTLFLIYGCSSNRQADGKSNILAKNDINIRGDFQNYFDSCGVDGSIAIYDVEGQKWIVSDTVGIEIETLPASTFKIINLLIALETNTIKDENEIVKWVGSTDTIKYGYRPEIYHDMPVKEAFESSAGWVFVELAKKIGKDTYKKYLTESKYGNNNLSQTEADFWNFGNFGISPKNQVEFLKSLYEEKLPFSKHNTDIVKNVMITEQTDDYTIRAKTGWTRENNTNTGWWTGYVEAKKGTYIFATRILQNRKMNRSDFGNCRKEITKKVFKDLNII is encoded by the coding sequence ATGAAATCAAAAAGTTTATTTTCTTTTATTGTAACACTTTTCCTTATTTATGGATGTTCGTCTAACAGACAAGCAGATGGAAAATCAAATATTTTGGCTAAGAACGACATAAATATACGGGGCGACTTCCAAAATTATTTTGACAGTTGTGGAGTTGATGGCTCAATAGCTATTTATGACGTAGAAGGTCAAAAATGGATTGTATCAGACACGGTTGGAATAGAGATTGAAACGCTTCCAGCTTCTACATTCAAGATTATAAATTTATTGATTGCCCTTGAAACTAATACAATCAAAGATGAAAACGAAATAGTTAAATGGGTCGGAAGTACAGATACAATTAAATATGGGTACAGACCTGAGATTTATCACGATATGCCAGTTAAAGAAGCTTTTGAATCATCAGCAGGTTGGGTTTTTGTTGAACTTGCAAAGAAAATTGGAAAGGATACTTACAAAAAATACCTAACTGAGAGCAAGTATGGGAACAATAATTTGTCTCAAACAGAAGCCGATTTTTGGAATTTTGGAAACTTTGGAATTTCACCTAAAAATCAGGTTGAATTTCTAAAATCTTTATATGAAGAAAAACTTCCCTTTTCTAAGCATAATACTGACATCGTGAAAAATGTAATGATTACAGAGCAAACAGACGACTATACTATAAGAGCTAAGACAGGTTGGACAAGAGAAAACAATACCAATACAGGATGGTGGACAGGGTATGTTGAAGCCAAAAAGGGGACTTATATTTTTGCAACAAGAATTCTTCAAAATAGAAAAATGAATAGGTCAGATTTCGGTAATTGCAGAAAAGAAATCACCAAAAAAGTATTTAAAGACTTGAATATAATTTAA
- a CDS encoding AadS family aminoglycoside 6-adenylyltransferase, whose product MKVREEKLRTIIEWSEKNEDVRVLLLTSSLVNPLALVDEFSDLDIEFVFEDNTNYISDKSWTLKFGNPIAMIEEDESCFNHKHAMKMLLYEDGVKVDFKLYSKSKFIKETQEKELPEDWDIGYKILIDKDGITKQMLKPTYQISIIKKPSEKEFQNLINDFWWDTTYVAKCLVRDEIFYAKFMSETVIRTEYLIPLIEWHIASEHNWNITTNKYGRLFKKYLNQEMWAKTEQTFSGSNIKENWTALFSMTDLVSEIGTELSKKLEYKYPDKLENDIRKYLAGLKPKT is encoded by the coding sequence ATGAAAGTCAGAGAAGAAAAGTTAAGAACAATTATAGAATGGTCGGAGAAAAACGAAGATGTAAGAGTTCTTCTTCTGACAAGTTCACTTGTAAATCCTTTAGCACTTGTTGACGAATTTAGTGATTTAGACATTGAATTTGTTTTTGAGGATAATACAAATTACATTTCAGACAAAAGCTGGACGCTTAAATTCGGAAATCCAATTGCTATGATTGAAGAAGACGAAAGTTGTTTTAACCATAAACACGCAATGAAAATGCTACTTTATGAAGACGGTGTGAAAGTAGATTTTAAACTTTACAGCAAATCAAAATTTATAAAGGAAACGCAAGAGAAAGAATTACCAGAAGATTGGGATATTGGTTATAAAATTTTAATTGATAAAGATGGTATTACAAAGCAAATGCTGAAACCAACTTATCAAATTTCCATTATCAAAAAACCGTCTGAAAAAGAGTTTCAAAATCTAATAAACGATTTTTGGTGGGACACAACTTACGTGGCAAAGTGTCTTGTGAGAGATGAAATATTCTATGCGAAATTTATGTCGGAAACCGTTATTCGCACAGAATATTTAATTCCTTTAATTGAATGGCACATTGCAAGTGAACACAATTGGAACATAACGACCAATAAATATGGACGACTTTTCAAAAAGTATCTTAACCAGGAAATGTGGGCTAAAACAGAACAAACATTTTCAGGGAGCAATATAAAGGAAAATTGGACTGCTCTATTTTCAATGACTGATTTAGTTTCAGAAATAGGAACTGAATTGTCAAAAAAATTAGAGTACAAATACCCGGATAAATTAGAAAATGACATACGAAAATATTTAGCTGGACTAAAACCCAAAACATAA